The window CCTGCTCAGCAGCTCGGGCTCGGCCTCCACCATCTGGCGGGCGATGTCGAAGCACAGGCGCGCTTGCTCCCGGTCGGCTGCAGCATTGATGACCTGCGCGCCCGGCTCGCCATCCGCGAATGCGGCATACAGCGCCAGGCCGGCGGCGAGCGTGGTCTTGCCGGCCTTCCGTGGAACCGCGATGAAGGCGGTGCGGTAGCGGCGCGTTCCGTCGGCACGCTTCCAGCCGAACAGCGGTCGGACGATGCGGTCGGCCTGCCACTCAGCCAGGACGAACGGCTGCCCGCGCCATTCGCCGGTAGTGTGGGTCAGGCACTCGGCGAAGAATGCGACGGCGCGCTCCGCAGCGGCCTCGTCGTACCAGTAGCCCAATGCGTGCGCATTGCGACCGCCTGCCCGGCGCTTACGCGGCGAAGAATCGGGCTTTGCCACGCTCGACCTCCGGGGCCTTGTCGGTGGTGATCCGCGCACGCGCGCTCGGGGTCATGCCCAGCTCGCCCATGAGCTGGCGCAGCTGCCCCACCATGCTCATCGAAGCGCCGCCGGCCTTCACCGCCTCCAGGTAGGCCACGAACGTCTCGCAGTAGGTCGCCAGCAGGTCGCGGTCGGATTGCTTCAAGACGCCGGCCGTTGCCAGCATCGGCGCCAGGCGCGCCCAGTGAGGCGTGGCGGCTTGGCTCAGCCATTCCGGCGGTGACGTATCAGCCGGGCCCGTGTCGGGCTCCTGCGTATTTACAGGACGCTTGCCGGCGTTCCCGTTCAACAGCCGCAGCGCGGCAGGCTTCGGGCGCTGCCCTCGGGTCGCCATCTCAGCGCTCCCTGAGACCGGCAATGCGCGGCCGTGCGTGTGAAGGGGGGCGGGCGTGCCGTGGCGATGAACCCTCCAGCGATTTTTCCTCGCGGTTCCACGGGTGATTCGGGTCAAGCGGCATGCCGTTGGCGTCGCAGCCCTTCATGCGCCGCGCGCGCCCGCTCTGGCGCTCCCTGGTGCGCTTGGAGTGGCACGGCTTGCACAGGCTGGATAGCTCTTCGCCGATGACGTTCCGGCTGGTGTCGTCGGTGTTGTGGTCCACCTCCATCGCCGGCGCGCCGCAGTCCTCGCACAGCGGGAAGCGCTCCAGCTGCGCCTTGCGGATGGCGCGCCACTGGGCCGATCCGGTATGCAGGAACCGGCCGCGCTGGCGCTGGTTCCCCTGGTCGCGGACGGTGGCGTCAGACGGTCGGCGCGGGCGATGCGTCGGCAGCTTGGCGGGCATGGTCAATTCCCTCAACGGTGGGCAGGTTTTCCAGACGGCGGGCCTCGCTGGGCAGCAGCCATCCGGCATCGATGCCGCTGGCATAGAAATCGGCGCGGCTCTTGGCATCGCCCCGCAGCAGGCCCTCGACGCTGTGCTCGGCGAACAGTTGCTTGCGGGCCAGCGGCGGCAGCAGCGCGCGGGAAATGGCTTGCTCCCACATGACCAGCCAGCGGCGCAGGGTCATGGTCACGAACACGCGCGACATCTCCACGCTGTTGCTGAAGTTGCCGTGTCGCAGGTCGCCGATCATCGTGGGCGGCACGCGGTAGATGCGGGCCACCTGCTCGACGCTGAACTGCTGGGCCGCGATCCACTGGGCATCCTCCAGGCTCATGCCCACCTGCTGGTAGGTCAGCCCGTTCTCCAGGATGGCGGTCTTGCCGGCGTTGTCGGTGCCCGTGAACTGTGAGCGCCAGGACGTGGCCAGGCGCTGCAAGCTCTCGGCCGTCATCTGGTGCGGGGTCTGGAGCACGCCGGACAGGCGCGCGCCGTTGGCGAACGTCTTGCCGCCGTGCTGCTGCTGGGCATTGGCCAGGCCGATGGTCTCGCGCGCGATCTGGATCCGGCTGCGGCCGGTGATCCCGTTCTCGCTGCGGTCCTTGAGGTGCAGCACCTCATCCTGCAGCAGCCGGCGCACGCGGCCATTGTCTTCGTTCACGTCATAGGCGATGCGCCCGCTGGGCAGCTTGAGCACCGTGACGCGGCCGGGGTGGATCGGGGTCAGCGCCTCGACGTTGCCGGCGCCGTCCCAATGGATTTCCGCGTAGGCATTGCCGCGCAGCAGGACCGCGGCGGTCATCTGCTCCCGGAACTCCAGCGCAGTCTGCAGCTCGTTCGGCTGGTGGTGGAGCACGCCATACAGCGGGTGATCCGTCGCCTTTTCCCGATCCTCGCCCTTGCGGCGGTACAGGTGCAGCGGCAGCGTGCCGATGGTTTCGGCGATGGCCTGCACACTGGCGAAGCATGCCGAAATGCTCTCTGCGGTCTCCGGCGTGATCGTGTCGCCGGTGGCGGTGGTGGCGATGCCGAACAGCTGGGCGGTCACCGGATCGGCGATGCTGCTGCGGGTTTCGGTGCTTCGGCTCCAGGGCCACTTCATCGGACGGTCTCCAGCCAGTAGTGCAGCAGCGCCAGCTGGCTTTCAAGCTGGCGGCTGCGGACGCTCACTTCGGTTTCGCCGTAGGCCGGCCAGCTCTGCACCACGCTGATTTCCCGCAGCTCGACGTTGCGCAGCTCGCGCAGGTCGCCGCTCCAGGTGTCGCCGCCGTCGTGAACACGGAAGCCGAAAGACATGCCGCCCAGGTCGCCACGCTCGGCGAGCGCAGCCAGGTCACGGCCCTTTTGCGTGTCCGGCAGGGTCAGTTCGAAGGCCAGGCCGTCGGCATCCTCCCACAGCGTGAGCGTGCCGGAGCGGGTGCGGCCCAGGACTGCGGCGGGGTCATGGTCGGCCAGCGCGAGAATGTCGGCCCCAGACGCAAGCGAGGCCGTGAAGGCCCCGCGTGCGATCTTTTCCCGGAAGCTGCCGACGCGCGTCTCGCTGCCGAACTTGGCGACGTACCCGACCAGCTTCCGGCCGCTGGCGCGAAGCTCAGCGGCCTGCCGGCGCTCGATGTCAGAGCGCGACATCGCTCGCCACCACGAACGCCTTGGGGTGGCGCACCGCGGTATCGACCGTGGCCATCGCCCGGACCAGCACGCCGCCGCGGGCATAGGCCACGGAATCGAACGGGTTGACCAGGATGTCCAGCTCGGACCAGATGCCCAGCAGCACCTGCGACCAATCGCCCAGGATCAGCTGGCCGGTGTCCGGCGTACCGGTCACCACGGGAACCTGGTTGGTCACATGGACCGGCAGGTCGGCCATCTTGCCGGCTTCCATGAGGTAGCCCGCGATGCCGGTGGCCTTGAGCGTGCTGGCGAGCTTGGTCTTGACCTGCGGCGAGGTCAGCCAATGCGCTGCCTCCGCGTTGGCGATCTCCAGCTTTTCCAGCATCTCCAGCACGTTCGCCCAGCTCAGGGTGGACAGGTTCGCGGTCTGGATGCCGACGGTGCTCAGCAGGCCGACCGGTTCATTCGTGCCGCCGCCGTCGATCAGCGCACCATCGATCGCCTGAGCGATCTGGAACGCCATGTCATCGCGCAGCAGCTGCTCGATGTCCGGGCTGCTCTGCTGGATGAGCTGGCGGCTCATCTCGCTGATGCCGCCGACGTGCTTCGGGCTCAGGCCGACGCTGCCGAATGTCATGTCCGACGCACTGAGGTTGCTGCCTTCCGCAACCCAGCCGGTGGTGGTGGAACTGCCGTGCTTCGGGATACTCAGGTCGCCGCTCAGGCCGGACAGCACGCGCACGCCCAGCTGGCGGGCCAGCAGACGATTGCGCAGCGGCTGGATGTAGTCGGCCGGGCGGTGGTCGGTCGGCACGATCTGGCCGGCGCTGGTGGTGGTGTTGACGCGGGTCTCCAGGGCGCGCATCGGCACCAGGATGCCCTGCGCCTTGCGGCCACTGCGGCGCTCGGCTTCGGCGTGGTATTCGGCTTCGGCGCCGGTCAGCTGGCGGCCTTCCATCTGCGCGCGAATCACGCTCAGGATGGAAACGCGGCTCTCCAGATCGGCCATCGAACGCTCACCACCGCCGACACGCTCGCCGCCCATGCGGCGCTCGGCATCGGCCAGGAACGTGGCGCGGGCTTCGTCGGCCTCCAGCGCGGTGATCTCGCCCTTGATGGTGTCGAAGCTGGCGGACTCTTCCGCCGTGAGGGAACGCTTTTCGCCCTCGGCCTTGGCGACCAGGGCACGGGCTGCGGCGACCTTGGACGCCTTGGCCTCGCGGATTGCTTGCAGGTTCATCGATGAACTCCGGGTGTGTGTTGACGGGATTCCCGGATAGACCAATTACGCGCGCCCGCAAGGGTCTGCAAACATCGGATACCGGCGGTCACGCACGGACGCGAACCGATGTTGGCGATGGGCGGAAATGCGCGAAAGCGGGCACGCGTCGGTCACGCGTCGGTCACGCGTGACAGCAGCGATGCCATGCACGAATCGTTCAACGTGACGTGCACGTGACGTGCAGGCTAGCGTGCTACTAGCACCGATTCCGCGTGCTACCAGCACCGGTTCCGATGCTATGAGCATCGCCGGGTGCCGCGGGGCAGATTCGCCGAGCGTTCGGCGAGCGTTCGGCGAATGCGCTCGATTCCGTGACATGGGCATGCCCAGGCATGCGGCCACAGCAAAACCCAGCGGGTTCGAAACAGAAACCCAGCGGAAACCCAGTGGGTTTTGATGCCGCCGCGCGGCAGATTCCGGCGCGACGCTGAAGGGGCTTGCGAGGGCCTTGCGAGGGGCTCACCGGAAGGCTTGCGGGAAGGCTTTCGGGAAGGCTTTCGGCAGGCCGGCGGTTCTCTGTCCGAGCATTCGGCCGCCGTGGAGCTGGAGCATGTGAGGCAAGGCAGATCAAGAACAACGCCCCCTTGGTAACCATATCTGTGTAGTCGATTTGACTACCGCGAATCTCGGAAAAGGGGCTTTGCGGTAGTCGATTTGACTACCGCGAACCCGATTTTCGGCTTGATTTCCTTGCCCTCTGTAGTCAATTTGACTACCGCCTGTAGTCGATTTGACTACCGCGAAAAATCACGCCGCGTCCTTTTGGTCATCGGGCCGCCAACGCATGTAGGCCTTCGACGCGGTAGATCCAGGCGCGATGTCCGGCTCGTTTTCCAGCCGATAGCTTGTCGCATGCGGAGTCTTGCGACTGAATCCGCCAGGCGTGTGGACTCGAATCCAGCCGCGCTCCAGCAGGTCGGCGAACGCTGCCTGTACCGGCTTCTGGCTGAGCCCCAGCCGCGCCATCGCCTCACGGACGCTCAGAAACACGACATTGCCCTCGCTGGGCCGATACAGCGCCCGCATTTCCACCAGCAGGGCGCGACCGTTCGGGCTCAGTGTTCGCCAGGCCGGCGACTGCAATTCGTGACGGTACAGCCGGACATGCGCCTCTGAGCTTGAGCGTCCTTTTTGCTTCCGCCGCTTAATGTTCGACATGCCGTTCCCTTGGCGGGGCAGTGCTACACTGGCCCCGCATTCGATGCCCTCGATGCGCTCTCAGAAAGCCCAGCCGTTCGCCGCGGTTGGGCTTTCGCTTATTCGCCGTTCGACTCGACCTCGGCCAGCAGCGCCGAAAGCTCACGCATGGCGTTCTCTGCCCGGCCGACTGCGATCTGCATGTCGTGCGCGGGCGACCCGAACTCAGCGATTGCAGGCTGCGCCATCGACACGCCGAACATGCATTCGCCGGCATGGCCAGCAGCTGCCTTCAGGCGATTCCACTGCGCTTCGGTCAGGGTGATGGCCCTCACGCCGCGATCCCCGTCTCGCGCCGGTACGGCCTCAGCAGCGACTCGGCGCGCGCGCGGCGGATGTTGCTTTCCTCCGGCGGCATCTGGTCGCTCATCGTCTGCCCCAGAAACATGATCGCGACCTTGATGTCGGTCGGCACCGGGTTCGGATCGAACTCGACCGCGATGTCGAATCCGACGAACTTCGATGCCTCCAGCTCGGCGGCGTCCAGGTGGGACTGGAGTACCGCATCCAGTTCGACGCTCTGGGCCTCGCGCAGCATGGCGCGGTAGTCGGCAAGCAACACGATGCTCATGCGGCAGCCTCCAGGTTCTCGCCCAGCTTGTCGGCGATGAATCGCCGCAGATCGGCCTCGGGAACCAGCGTGCGGGTGCCGACTTTGAACGTCCGAATCTGGCCGTCGGCGATGAGCTGGTAGATGGTGGTGCGGGAAATGCCCAGCCGGCGGCAGGCATCATTCACGGTATGCGCCAGCGGCGCGGCGGTGCTGTTCTGCATGATCTGTCCTCTGCGGTTTGGTTGCAGGTGTCCCGGCGTGTACGTGCCGGTAAGGACAGATTCATCGCTCCTCAGTTGCGATAACAGGAACCTATTCTTCGGAATTAGTGCGGGTCTCGCCGATGGCATCCAGAAACTGTTCCGCGGCCTTTTGGTTCCTGCGCAGTGCGCGCCCCATTGCCTCGTCAGTAACGCCCCATTTCTCGGCAAGGCCTTGCTGGGTAACGCTCTTGTCACCTGCCCGCACAGCTCGCCAGTAGAACAGCGACACGCCGGCATGATCGAAGTCCTTGGGCCTCCCTGGCGGCTTCGGCTGCACCTCAGACATCCGTTCGGCCTGCCGGCGCAAACACTGGCCCACCATGACTACTTCCAAGCGGCTGAGCGAATCGCCGGCCTCGATCTTGCAGGCGATTCTCTCCAGTGCGTCTTTTTGAGAACGCACAGCCGCGGCGTACTCATCATCCTGGACCGCAAATTCGAGCGTTGCCCCCGCCTCAGCGGGGGGCTTCGTGGGCTTCTTGCCGGTCATCTCAGCGCAGCCCCCAATCTGCGAACGCTTCACGCGCAGCACGCTCGCAATCATGTAGGCGATCATCGTAGTTCGACTTCCCTCCCTCCCGAATCACGCGCGCGTGGATCAGTGCTGCGAGTTTGGCGAGCTCGCGTTCCGGCGAGCCGATGGGCTCTTTGGCGTGCGGGAACGGAATGATGATCGCAGTCATGTCAGCCTTCCATCTCTGCGGCTTCCAGCTTTTCGTGCAGCCCTTCCAGCAGATGGGCAACCATCCACATGGTGCGGCTCAGGTCGGTATTGCCGAGCGCTTCGGCGCCGGCGCGAATCGTGGGCAGCGCGGCGTCGATCTGGATAGCGGCCAGGTTCACAACCGATGCCAGTGCACCACTATCCGACATTCCGCTGCGGCCAGCGGAGGCGCCATCCACAGCGAGTTCCTCGCGGAGGATGGCCACCAATTCATCTCGCAGAAAAGGATTCATGCCCGCTCCTCCGCAAGGTGGCCGTAGGCTTGATCCAGCAGTTCGAACACGCCATCCAGGGAGTCGCAAACGTCCTCATCGACCTCGCTCATATCCCTGGAGCGAAGCGCGTGGCGCGCCACCTTGATCGATCCCATCGCCGCATAGATCTTTCGCATTGCGAGCTGCGCTTCGATGGGCATTGCTACACTTTCAGTTGCCATGATCGTTCTCCTGTTGAACGGTTGTGGAAGGTGCGGCGGGGGAGATTGCCCCTCCCTCGTCGCGCCGCTTGCTACCGGCTCAGCCGGATGCTTTGCGCTTGATCGCCACCACCTTGCCGGCAGGATCCTTGCGCAGGTTGTCGAGGTAGTCCGCCCAGGCCTGCATGACCTCGCGTCGCTGGTCGTCAAATGTGGTGCGGTCGTAGGCCTTCTGAACGTCGCCCTTCTTGGCATGGGCGAGCTGGGCCTCCAGCACGTCGATGTCGACGCTCAGGCGTTCGCGCGCCATCGTGCGCAGCGTGCCGCGAAAGCCGTGGGTGGCATGCTTGCCCTGAAAGCCCATCTCCCGGAGCGCCTTGCTCAGTGCGTCACGATGCAGGTGTGGGGTCTTCTGCTTCGCCGGTGACGGGAAGACGTACTGCCCGGGGTCATTGCCCCGAATCGCCTCCAGCAGCGTCACGGCCTGCCTGGGCAGCGGGACGATGTGATCGTGCCGGGTCTTCATTAGGTGGCCCGGGATGTGCCACTCGCCGGCCTCCAGATCGATGTGCGCCCACTGCGCGGAGGCGATGACGGACGGCCGCAGCGCGGTAAGGGAGGCCAGCAGCAGCGCCGTGCGGGTCACCTGCTGGGAATAGCCGTCGATCGCCAGCAGCAGCGGCCGGAGTTCTGCCGGCTTCGTGATAGCCGGGATGTGGCCGGCGTCGTACTTCACCAGCGTGCCGCGCAGGGACAGCAGCTTGCCGTCCTCGCGGAGCCCCTGCTGGATCGCGTAGGCGACCATGCCGCCGAGGTACTGGCGAGCCTTCACGGCCAGATTGGGCGCCCGCTGCGCGATCTTGTCCAGAACCGGGGTCACGTCCTTCGTCGCCAGCGTGTCGATCGAATGGCGCCGCAGCGAGGGGATGAGATCGCCTTCGGTGACCAGCCTCGCCTTTCGGTAGGTCTCGATACCCACCCGCTTGCGCTTGTACTCCAGCCATTCGGCTGCGAAGGCAGGGAACGCCACCCTGCCCTCCTTGACCTGGGCCGCGGTCGCAGCCCGCTTGCTGGCCATCGGATCCATGCCATTGGCCAGCAGCCTGCGCGCATCCCTGAGTCGATCCCGAGCATCCAGGAGGGTGATCTCGTCCCACTTCCCCAGCGCCATCATCCGGGCCTTCCCGGCGTACCGATACCGGTAGCGCCAGAGCTTCGATCCCGTGGGCGTCACCTCCAGGCACAGACCCTCCCGGTCGGCGACCCGGTAGAGCTTGTCGCGCGGCTTCAGCGCCTTGATGGTCAGCTCGGTCAGCATCTGTGCGTAGGCAGGTTCGGCGGTGCGGTTCGGGTCACACCGAGTTCGGCCTCGGCGCATACGCACACATCTACGCACGTTTGATGCCGGTTGCAAGCGGACACCGACGAACGGTAACGGACTACGACGGAATCACGAAACCAAGCTGCAATGCGGCTTCCAGTGACCTTCAGACACAAAAAACCCCGCCGCAGCGGGGTTTCCTGTACCAGTACATGGTGCCCAAGAGGGGACTCGAACCCCTACGACCTAAATCGCTACCACCTCAAGGTAGTGCGTCTACCAATTCCGCCACCTGGGCATTGCGTGGATTTTAGAACTTGCCGTCTCCGGCGTCACTGACCCTGTGCGGAAGCCGGCTGCGGTGCCGGCGCGGGCTGCGCGGGAGCGGT is drawn from Thermomonas brevis and contains these coding sequences:
- a CDS encoding P27 family phage terminase small subunit; translation: MATRGQRPKPAALRLLNGNAGKRPVNTQEPDTGPADTSPPEWLSQAATPHWARLAPMLATAGVLKQSDRDLLATYCETFVAYLEAVKAGGASMSMVGQLRQLMGELGMTPSARARITTDKAPEVERGKARFFAA
- a CDS encoding HNH endonuclease, which gives rise to MPAKLPTHRPRRPSDATVRDQGNQRQRGRFLHTGSAQWRAIRKAQLERFPLCEDCGAPAMEVDHNTDDTSRNVIGEELSSLCKPCHSKRTRERQSGRARRMKGCDANGMPLDPNHPWNREEKSLEGSSPRHARPPSHARPRIAGLRER
- a CDS encoding phage portal protein codes for the protein MKWPWSRSTETRSSIADPVTAQLFGIATTATGDTITPETAESISACFASVQAIAETIGTLPLHLYRRKGEDREKATDHPLYGVLHHQPNELQTALEFREQMTAAVLLRGNAYAEIHWDGAGNVEALTPIHPGRVTVLKLPSGRIAYDVNEDNGRVRRLLQDEVLHLKDRSENGITGRSRIQIARETIGLANAQQQHGGKTFANGARLSGVLQTPHQMTAESLQRLATSWRSQFTGTDNAGKTAILENGLTYQQVGMSLEDAQWIAAQQFSVEQVARIYRVPPTMIGDLRHGNFSNSVEMSRVFVTMTLRRWLVMWEQAISRALLPPLARKQLFAEHSVEGLLRGDAKSRADFYASGIDAGWLLPSEARRLENLPTVEGIDHARQAADASPAPTV
- a CDS encoding HK97 family phage prohead protease, which translates into the protein MSRSDIERRQAAELRASGRKLVGYVAKFGSETRVGSFREKIARGAFTASLASGADILALADHDPAAVLGRTRSGTLTLWEDADGLAFELTLPDTQKGRDLAALAERGDLGGMSFGFRVHDGGDTWSGDLRELRNVELREISVVQSWPAYGETEVSVRSRQLESQLALLHYWLETVR
- a CDS encoding phage major capsid protein; protein product: MNLQAIREAKASKVAAARALVAKAEGEKRSLTAEESASFDTIKGEITALEADEARATFLADAERRMGGERVGGGERSMADLESRVSILSVIRAQMEGRQLTGAEAEYHAEAERRSGRKAQGILVPMRALETRVNTTTSAGQIVPTDHRPADYIQPLRNRLLARQLGVRVLSGLSGDLSIPKHGSSTTTGWVAEGSNLSASDMTFGSVGLSPKHVGGISEMSRQLIQQSSPDIEQLLRDDMAFQIAQAIDGALIDGGGTNEPVGLLSTVGIQTANLSTLSWANVLEMLEKLEIANAEAAHWLTSPQVKTKLASTLKATGIAGYLMEAGKMADLPVHVTNQVPVVTGTPDTGQLILGDWSQVLLGIWSELDILVNPFDSVAYARGGVLVRAMATVDTAVRHPKAFVVASDVAL
- a CDS encoding helix-turn-helix domain-containing protein, yielding MSNIKRRKQKGRSSSEAHVRLYRHELQSPAWRTLSPNGRALLVEMRALYRPSEGNVVFLSVREAMARLGLSQKPVQAAFADLLERGWIRVHTPGGFSRKTPHATSYRLENEPDIAPGSTASKAYMRWRPDDQKDAA
- a CDS encoding phage gp6-like head-tail connector protein, translating into MSIVLLADYRAMLREAQSVELDAVLQSHLDAAELEASKFVGFDIAVEFDPNPVPTDIKVAIMFLGQTMSDQMPPEESNIRRARAESLLRPYRRETGIAA
- a CDS encoding helix-turn-helix domain-containing protein, with the translated sequence MQNSTAAPLAHTVNDACRRLGISRTTIYQLIADGQIRTFKVGTRTLVPEADLRRFIADKLGENLEAAA
- a CDS encoding tyrosine-type recombinase/integrase; translated protein: MLTELTIKALKPRDKLYRVADREGLCLEVTPTGSKLWRYRYRYAGKARMMALGKWDEITLLDARDRLRDARRLLANGMDPMASKRAATAAQVKEGRVAFPAFAAEWLEYKRKRVGIETYRKARLVTEGDLIPSLRRHSIDTLATKDVTPVLDKIAQRAPNLAVKARQYLGGMVAYAIQQGLREDGKLLSLRGTLVKYDAGHIPAITKPAELRPLLLAIDGYSQQVTRTALLLASLTALRPSVIASAQWAHIDLEAGEWHIPGHLMKTRHDHIVPLPRQAVTLLEAIRGNDPGQYVFPSPAKQKTPHLHRDALSKALREMGFQGKHATHGFRGTLRTMARERLSVDIDVLEAQLAHAKKGDVQKAYDRTTFDDQRREVMQAWADYLDNLRKDPAGKVVAIKRKASG